A region from the Wansuia hejianensis genome encodes:
- the ylxM gene encoding YlxM family DNA-binding protein: MERFVVQSLLYDFYGELLTEHQRRVYEEVVFNDFSASEVAKDAGISRQGVHDMIKRCGRILEDYESKLHLVEKFLHIRENVRQIQALTSEKDEGSLGQRMKQIQEISSDILEEL; the protein is encoded by the coding sequence ATGGAAAGGTTTGTAGTGCAGTCTCTTCTGTATGATTTTTACGGAGAGCTGCTGACGGAGCACCAGCGGCGTGTTTATGAGGAAGTGGTATTCAATGATTTTTCCGCCAGTGAAGTCGCGAAGGATGCCGGTATCAGCCGGCAGGGTGTTCATGACATGATCAAGCGGTGCGGCAGGATACTGGAGGACTATGAATCCAAACTGCATCTGGTGGAGAAATTTCTGCATATCAGAGAGAATGTGAGACAGATCCAGGCGCTGACTTCTGAGAAGGATGAGGGCAGCCTGGGACAGCGCATGAAGCAGATTCAAGAAATCTCTTCGGATATTCTGGAGGAATTATAA